The sequence below is a genomic window from Nocardia fluminea.
TCCGCGCAGAAAAACGATCAGTAGTCCCTATATTCATCGACTGCAACGACGTCACTTCCTCCTGTTCGACATTCTCCCGATCATCGGTACCGTCGTAGCTTTCGCCTTCTTGCTGGTCCGGCCCTTCGGTGTGCTGGAATTAGCTCTGCTGTTCGGGATGTGGCTGCTCACCGGACTCGGTGTCACCGTCGGTTATCACCGGCTGTTCACCCACCGCACGTTCAAGGCGGCGCCGTGGGTGACGTGGGTGCTCGCGATCCTCGGTTCGATGGCGGGCCAGGGCCCGGTCATCTCCTGGGTGGCGCTGCACCGGCGCCACCACGAGTACAGCGACCGCGAAGGCGATCCGCACTCACCCAACCTCGCCGGTGACGGCCTGCGCGGCGCCCTGCGCGGCCTGGCCCACTCGCATTTCCTGTGGATGCGCCGTCACGAGTATCCGAACGTGGTGCACTACGCACCCGATCTGATCAAGGACCGCAACCTCGTCCGCATCGCCCGCCTCTACTACTACTGGGTGGCGCTCGGGCTGCTGATCCCGGCCGTGATCGGCGGCCTGGTCTCGATGAGCTGGACCGGCGCGGTCGCCGGCCTGTTCTGGGGCGGGCTGGTGCGCATCTTCGTGCTCGAGCACATCGTGTGGGCGATCAATTCGTTCCTGCACATGTTCGGCACCCGTCGCTACGAATCCCGCGAGAACAGCCATAACGGTGGCGTCTTCGCCCTGGCGACGCTGGGGGAGTCGTGGCACAACAATCACCACGCGTTTCCCGAGTCGCCCTCTTTCGGGTTGGACTGGTATCGGCTCGACCCCGGTTTCTGGCTCATCCGGACACTGGCTTTCTGTGGTCTCGCCTGGGACCTGAAAATGCCCTCCGCCGAACGCATGGCAGCCAAGCGAATCTAAGGAATTCTCACCGTGGATACGAGTAAAGAAGCCATTGTCACCTGGTGCCAGGAATACCTCGCGGGTCTGCTCGAGGTACCGGCCGCCACCATTGATCCGGCCACCGATTTCGACCACCTCGGCATCGACTCGGCCCTCGCCGTGGCGCTGCTGATCGAGGTCGAGGACCGCTACGGCGTCGATCTGGCGCCCGAGGACCTGTTCGACAACCCGAACCTCGATGCCGTCGCCGCCTACCTGCACGAGCAGAGCCGGCGGAGCGTGGGGTAGCGATGTCGGTGCATATCGAGCGGTCCGTCGCGGCCGCAGCAGCGATCCGTCATCATTACGACGCGGGCAACGACTTCTATCGCCTCTGGCTCGACGAGTCGCTGTCCTACTCCTGCGCCCTGCGCGAGAACCCCGACGACACAATGGAACTCGCCCAGGACCGCAAACTGCGTTACCACCTGGACGCGATCGACGCCGAGCACGCCGCCGCCGTCCTCGATATCGGTTGCGGGTGGGGCGCGATCCTCGAACGCGCGGCCGGCGCCGGGGTGGCCAGGTCCGTCGGACTGACACTGAGTCCCCAACAGGCCGAGTTCGTCCGCTCGCGCGCCTGCCCCGGCGTCGAGGTGCGGACCGAGAACTGGCTGCACTACGAGCCGGACACCCGATTCGACGGCATCATCTCGATCGGCGCTTTCGAACACTTCGCGACCCCCGACGATTCGCCGGCCGAGAAGATCGGTGTGTACCGGGACTTCTTCACCCGGTGCCGCGACTGGCTCGAGCCGGACGGCGCGCTGTCGCTGCAGACCATCGCCTACGCGAACATGTCTCGCGACCAGGCCAGCGCGTTCATGCAGCAGGAGATCTTCCCCGACGCCGACCTGCCGACCCTGGCCGAGATCACGGCCGCGGCCGAGGGCCTGTTCGAGGTGCGCTCGATCAGCAACGGGCGCCTCGACTACGCCTGGACGTGTGAACAGTGGGCGCGCAGGCTGCGCGCGAACCGCGCCGAAGCCGTCGAGCTCGTCGGCGCCGATGTGGTCGCCCGCTACGAGCGCTATCTGAAGCTGTCGGCGCTCGGCTTCCGGATGGGCAAGATCGGCCTGCTGCGGCTGGTGCTGGTGCCCTACCGCACCGGATTCTTCACTCCGCGTCGCGGGCGGCCGGCATG
It includes:
- a CDS encoding acyl-CoA desaturase → MNPDPRRKTISSPYIHRLQRRHFLLFDILPIIGTVVAFAFLLVRPFGVLELALLFGMWLLTGLGVTVGYHRLFTHRTFKAAPWVTWVLAILGSMAGQGPVISWVALHRRHHEYSDREGDPHSPNLAGDGLRGALRGLAHSHFLWMRRHEYPNVVHYAPDLIKDRNLVRIARLYYYWVALGLLIPAVIGGLVSMSWTGAVAGLFWGGLVRIFVLEHIVWAINSFLHMFGTRRYESRENSHNGGVFALATLGESWHNNHHAFPESPSFGLDWYRLDPGFWLIRTLAFCGLAWDLKMPSAERMAAKRI
- a CDS encoding acyl carrier protein, whose translation is MDTSKEAIVTWCQEYLAGLLEVPAATIDPATDFDHLGIDSALAVALLIEVEDRYGVDLAPEDLFDNPNLDAVAAYLHEQSRRSVG
- a CDS encoding SAM-dependent methyltransferase, with amino-acid sequence MSVHIERSVAAAAAIRHHYDAGNDFYRLWLDESLSYSCALRENPDDTMELAQDRKLRYHLDAIDAEHAAAVLDIGCGWGAILERAAGAGVARSVGLTLSPQQAEFVRSRACPGVEVRTENWLHYEPDTRFDGIISIGAFEHFATPDDSPAEKIGVYRDFFTRCRDWLEPDGALSLQTIAYANMSRDQASAFMQQEIFPDADLPTLAEITAAAEGLFEVRSISNGRLDYAWTCEQWARRLRANRAEAVELVGADVVARYERYLKLSALGFRMGKIGLLRLVLVPYRTGFFTPRRGRPA